ACGGTCCAGCCCTTCTGCTCCGCCAGGGCCGCCCCCCAACGCTCCACCTGGGCGGAGGTCACCAGCGCTTGCGGTGGCGGAGGGTCCTGCCGCCACCAATGCTGGCGGCTCGGTTCCGGCCGCTGGCGCAGCAACTCGAGCTGCCGCCGCAGCTGGCGCACCTCGCGTCTGAGGGCTTCGTTCTCTTGGAGCAGCGCGTCCACGTTGCTCGTGACCCGCTGCTGCGGGCGCGGCTCTGCGGACCAGCGCCTGGGATCAAACCCCACGCCGGCTCAAGGGCGGCGCGAGGAGGAGCGTGCCGCGGGACGCCCACCGCGGCTGGCACCTGCCCGTAGTCCACGGCTCGGACCACCACCACGGTTGCCGCCGCCACCACGGCTGGAGCGCCCGCGGCCGCCGCTGAGATCCAGGGGAGGAGCGGAGAGCACCGTGGGCTCAAAGCCCGGAATCTCCTGCTTGGGGAGCTTCTTGCCGGTGAGCCGCTCAATCGCCCGCAGCAGCTCGTGCTCTTCTGCGGCCACCAGGGAGACGGCGTGGCCGCTGTGGCCAGCCCGACCGGTGCGACCGATGCGATGGACGTAATCCTCGGCCTGGTTCGGCAGGTCCAGGTTCACCACATGGGGCAACTGGTGAATGTCGATGCCGCGGGCGGCGATGTCGGTGGCCACCAAGACCCGGAGCTCACCGCTCTTGAACCCCGCCAAGGCACGGGTACGCGCTCCCTGGCTCTTGTTGCCGTGGATCGCCGCCGCCGCCATGCCCTCAGCCGTGAGGCGATCGGCGACGCGATTGGCCCCGTGCTTGGTGCGCGAGAAGACGAGCACCTGCTGCCAGTCATTGCTGGCGATCAGATGGCAGAGCAAATCCGCCTTACGCCCCATGTCACAGGGGTGAAGGATGTGCTCGACCGTGGTCGCCGTGCGGTTCTCAGGGGTGACCTGGAGCTGAACGGGGTCGTGGAGCAACCCCGTCGCCAAGCGACGGATTGAGGCTTCGAAGGTGGCCGAGAAGAGCAGGTTCTGGCGCTTGGCGGGCAGCAGGCGCAGGATTTTTTGGATGTCGCGGATGAAGCCCATGTCGAGCATCCGGTCAGCCTCATCGAGCACCAGGATTTCGACGCGATCCAGGCTGATCGCCCCCTGCTGCACCAGGTCCATCAGGCGACCCGGCGTCGCCACCAGCACATCGGCGCCGGCCTGCAGGCGGGTGATTTGGGGGTTGATCTTGACCCCGCCGAACACGACGTCGGAACGCAGGTCCAGATGGCGGGAGTAGGCCTTGACGTTGTCG
This DNA window, taken from Synechococcus sp. LTW-R, encodes the following:
- a CDS encoding DEAD/DEAH box helicase, with amino-acid sequence MGRPIVEAVLQKGYSQPSSIQQQCIPAVLAGRDVMAAAQTGTGKTAGFTLPMLERLRHGPHARARIVRSLVLTPTRELAAQVADNVKAYSRHLDLRSDVVFGGVKINPQITRLQAGADVLVATPGRLMDLVQQGAISLDRVEILVLDEADRMLDMGFIRDIQKILRLLPAKRQNLLFSATFEASIRRLATGLLHDPVQLQVTPENRTATTVEHILHPCDMGRKADLLCHLIASNDWQQVLVFSRTKHGANRVADRLTAEGMAAAAIHGNKSQGARTRALAGFKSGELRVLVATDIAARGIDIHQLPHVVNLDLPNQAEDYVHRIGRTGRAGHSGHAVSLVAAEEHELLRAIERLTGKKLPKQEIPGFEPTVLSAPPLDLSGGRGRSSRGGGGNRGGGPSRGLRAGASRGGRPAARSSSRRP